A stretch of Myroides oncorhynchi DNA encodes these proteins:
- a CDS encoding enoyl-CoA hydratase/isomerase family protein: MDFENILIEKESSLAIITINRPTKLNALNRPTIEELHQALKQLEREHETRVIIITGSGEKAFVAGADIKEFSNFNTSEGSQLAAKGQELLFDYIQNFNKPVIAAVNGFALGGGLELAMACHFRIASTNAKMGLPEVTLGLIPGYGGTQRLPQLIGKGRAMELIMTADMITAEKAVAYGLVNHVVEQEELLAFTKKTALKIASNSASAVGKAIKSINANFKEGINGYHEEIKNFGECFDTEDFTEGTTAFLEKRKPDFKGYN; the protein is encoded by the coding sequence ATGGATTTTGAGAATATTCTAATAGAAAAAGAAAGTAGTCTGGCCATTATTACAATTAATCGTCCGACTAAATTAAACGCTTTAAACAGACCAACAATTGAAGAGCTACACCAAGCATTAAAACAACTTGAGAGAGAGCACGAAACACGCGTTATTATCATTACAGGAAGTGGAGAAAAAGCTTTTGTTGCTGGAGCCGATATAAAAGAGTTTTCTAACTTTAATACTAGCGAAGGTTCTCAATTAGCTGCAAAAGGACAAGAATTACTATTTGACTATATTCAGAACTTTAATAAACCTGTCATTGCTGCTGTTAATGGATTCGCTTTAGGAGGTGGATTAGAATTAGCGATGGCTTGTCACTTTAGAATAGCTTCGACTAATGCTAAAATGGGCTTACCAGAAGTAACATTAGGACTAATACCAGGTTATGGAGGAACACAACGCCTACCTCAGCTTATTGGAAAGGGAAGAGCAATGGAACTAATAATGACGGCTGACATGATCACGGCAGAAAAAGCTGTTGCATACGGATTAGTAAATCACGTAGTAGAACAAGAAGAGCTATTAGCTTTCACTAAAAAAACTGCACTTAAAATAGCGTCAAACTCAGCTTCAGCTGTAGGAAAGGCAATCAAATCAATCAATGCAAACTTTAAGGAAGGAATCAATGGTTATCACGAAGAAATTAAAAACTTCGGAGAATGCTTCGATACCGAAGACTTTACTGAAGGAACAACAGCTTTCTTAGAAAAAAGAAAACCAGATTTTAAAGGTTATAACTAA
- the hemA gene encoding glutamyl-tRNA reductase, with amino-acid sequence MDKIDKTRPATFYAVGLSYKKADAEMRGKFSLSDEAKDNLLTQAKNEGIESLIVISTCNRTEIFGFAQHPFELIKLLCDNSNGTVDDFRNVAYVYKTKEAIEHLFRVGTGLDSQILGDFEIISQIKNAFYLAKEKELTTNYFERLVNAVIQASKRIKNETELSSGATSVSFASVQYIMDHVEDISNKNILLFGTGKIGRNTCENLVKHTKNDHITLINRTKERALEVAGKFNLIVKDYADLQAEMRKADVLIVATGAQKPTVDKALLNLNKPLVILDLSIPKNVSDNVTEIEGVELIHLDYLSQMTDKTIERRREFIPQAEEIIEEIMSEFIAWTKMRKFAPTIHALKSKLEQIKDGELDYHKKKFDNFDSEQAEIISMRIIQKITTQFANHLRHEDTVVDQSIEWIEKVFHIESN; translated from the coding sequence ATGGACAAAATAGATAAGACTAGACCTGCGACTTTTTATGCAGTGGGATTAAGTTATAAGAAAGCAGATGCTGAAATGCGTGGTAAGTTTAGTCTAAGTGATGAAGCTAAAGACAATTTATTGACTCAAGCTAAGAATGAAGGAATAGAAAGTTTAATAGTTATTTCTACATGTAATAGAACTGAGATATTTGGTTTTGCACAACACCCGTTTGAATTGATTAAATTACTATGTGACAATAGTAATGGTACTGTGGATGATTTTCGTAATGTAGCTTATGTATATAAGACTAAAGAGGCTATAGAACACTTATTTCGTGTAGGGACAGGATTAGATAGTCAAATCTTAGGAGATTTTGAAATCATTAGTCAAATAAAGAATGCTTTCTATTTAGCGAAAGAGAAGGAGTTAACAACGAATTACTTCGAAAGATTGGTTAATGCCGTAATCCAAGCTAGTAAGCGTATTAAGAATGAAACGGAGCTTAGTTCTGGTGCTACGTCAGTGTCATTTGCTTCTGTACAATATATTATGGACCATGTAGAAGATATATCTAATAAGAATATCTTGTTATTTGGAACGGGTAAAATAGGTCGAAACACTTGTGAGAATTTAGTAAAACATACTAAGAATGATCATATTACACTTATAAACCGTACAAAAGAAAGAGCATTAGAAGTAGCAGGTAAGTTTAACTTAATTGTGAAAGATTATGCTGATCTACAAGCTGAAATGCGTAAAGCAGATGTGCTTATCGTTGCTACAGGTGCACAGAAACCTACAGTTGATAAGGCGCTACTTAATCTAAACAAACCCCTTGTTATACTGGATTTGTCTATTCCTAAGAATGTTAGTGATAATGTGACAGAGATTGAAGGTGTAGAGTTAATACATCTGGATTATCTATCTCAAATGACAGACAAGACTATAGAAAGAAGAAGAGAGTTTATTCCTCAAGCAGAAGAAATTATAGAAGAGATTATGTCTGAGTTTATTGCTTGGACTAAGATGAGAAAGTTTGCACCGACAATCCATGCTTTAAAATCTAAATTGGAGCAAATTAAAGACGGAGAACTAGATTATCATAAGAAGAAGTTTGATAACTTTGATTCAGAGCAAGCAGAAATAATAAGCATGCGAATCATACAAAAGATCACCACACAGTTTGCAAATCATCTTCGTCATGAAGATACTGTTGTGGATCAGAGTATAGAGTGGATAGAGAAAGTGTTTCATATAGAATCAAATTAA
- a CDS encoding sensor histidine kinase produces MKDDFILKNFSLRNRIFFSLIFLSIISSVLISAVSVYQFREEARTYHQYRLERTENSINENINYILTTSEYPLTTENIPRIFRDKIHELAAIHNTEINIHDLQGHLLITSRGTFSVDSISKNISPLVLKTIQSSPNKRFVDIKTYDNNRIRIAYSYLKDLKFKPLGILKIPYEEQTEFYENEIQNFMIKFGQVYIIMLIMSIAISYFLSNYITQSLKDISVKMTRTKLGQKNEKIESTSTSKEISTLITAYNDMVEKLDDSYEKLAQTEREQAWREMAKQVAHEIKNPLTPMRLTVQSFERRFDPNDPDIKSKLKDFSQVLIQQIDTMTSVATAFSSFATMPAQQNETLDIVKTIQLTLDIFNEDYIWFETTDKEIISKIDRTQLIRIITNLVKNAIQAMPSEQEHPEIKVTISRTDHKAIIKVADNGTGIKQEDLSKIFQPKFTTKSSGMGLGLGIIKNIITNYNGTIIFETEEGKGTTFIVTLPIINS; encoded by the coding sequence ATGAAAGATGACTTTATATTAAAGAACTTTTCTCTGAGGAATAGAATATTCTTCTCACTTATATTTTTAAGTATCATCTCATCTGTATTGATATCGGCAGTATCTGTATATCAATTCAGAGAAGAAGCACGTACTTATCATCAATATAGACTAGAACGAACAGAAAACTCTATTAATGAAAATATAAACTACATCCTTACTACTAGTGAATATCCTCTGACCACCGAGAATATACCACGCATATTCAGAGACAAAATCCATGAATTGGCTGCAATTCACAATACAGAAATCAATATACATGATCTACAAGGGCACCTCTTGATCACTTCGAGAGGTACCTTCTCTGTAGATAGCATTTCTAAAAACATATCTCCTTTAGTACTAAAGACGATACAGTCTTCACCTAATAAGCGCTTTGTTGACATAAAAACCTATGACAACAATCGCATTAGAATAGCATATAGTTATCTAAAAGATCTAAAATTTAAACCACTAGGTATCCTTAAAATACCTTATGAAGAACAAACGGAATTCTATGAAAACGAAATCCAAAACTTCATGATAAAATTTGGACAAGTATACATCATTATGTTAATTATGTCCATTGCCATCTCATATTTCTTATCTAATTATATAACCCAAAGTCTTAAAGATATAAGTGTCAAAATGACTCGTACAAAACTTGGGCAGAAAAACGAAAAAATAGAATCTACATCTACAAGTAAAGAAATATCTACCTTAATCACAGCTTATAATGATATGGTAGAAAAACTAGATGATTCTTATGAAAAACTGGCACAAACCGAAAGAGAACAAGCGTGGAGAGAAATGGCTAAACAGGTAGCACACGAAATAAAAAACCCCCTTACTCCTATGCGTTTAACTGTTCAGAGTTTCGAAAGAAGATTTGACCCTAATGACCCTGATATAAAAAGCAAGCTAAAAGACTTCTCACAAGTGCTTATACAACAGATAGACACGATGACCTCAGTTGCCACAGCTTTCTCAAGTTTTGCTACGATGCCTGCTCAACAAAATGAAACACTAGATATAGTCAAGACAATACAATTAACTCTAGACATATTTAATGAAGATTACATTTGGTTCGAAACCACTGATAAAGAGATCATATCTAAAATAGATAGAACACAACTAATCAGAATTATCACTAACTTAGTCAAAAATGCAATACAGGCAATGCCTTCTGAACAAGAACATCCTGAGATAAAAGTTACTATTTCCAGAACTGATCACAAAGCAATAATCAAAGTTGCAGACAATGGAACAGGTATAAAACAAGAGGATTTAAGTAAAATATTTCAACCTAAATTCACAACTAAGTCGAGCGGTATGGGACTAGGCCTAGGAATTATTAAAAATATAATAACAAATTACAACGGTACAATCATTTTTGAGACCGAAGAAGGCAAGGGAACAACATTTATCGTAACCTTACCAATCATCAATAGTTAA
- a CDS encoding transposase: MENYIEFIKMILPEFLVEHFDLVKTIKQGETMHLYFEEFNRVPDEAKDRILIGHGFHNETTIQDFPLRGNSVYLHVKRRRWLDKTTRELVQRDWNLVAKGTRLTDEFASFLKEINRY, from the coding sequence GTGGAAAACTATATTGAGTTTATAAAAATGATTTTACCTGAGTTTTTAGTAGAACATTTTGATTTAGTAAAAACGATAAAACAAGGTGAAACAATGCACCTATATTTTGAAGAATTTAATAGAGTCCCAGATGAAGCGAAAGACCGTATTCTTATAGGTCATGGGTTTCATAATGAAACCACAATACAAGATTTTCCATTACGAGGAAATAGTGTTTATCTTCATGTCAAGCGACGTCGTTGGTTAGATAAAACTACTCGCGAATTAGTACAGAGAGATTGGAATCTAGTAGCAAAAGGCACTCGTTTAACTGATGAGTTTGCCTCTTTTTTAAAAGAAATTAATAGATACTAA
- the hemC gene encoding hydroxymethylbilane synthase gives MSKIIRIGTRDSELAMWQAKTVEQSLQKLGFQTQLVPVKSTGDLVLDKPLYEMGITGIFTKTLDVAMIKKEVDIAVHSMKDVPTALPEGIVQGAVLKRANTVDILLHKGDTSFMSEDLDGVVATGSLRRKAQWLNRFPKHTTVDLRGNVNTRMEKLENSDWNGAIFASAGLDRIKKKPKNFINLDWMIPAPAQGAMVVVVNADDNFALDAVAQLNDYETEMTTHIERQFLRTLEGGCTAPIGALATYNDHDDTINFKGVLFSLDGQQKFEVNKVVDIAEWKKLGFFAAKEILENGGSVLMETLRQQLKK, from the coding sequence ATGAGTAAAATTATTCGTATTGGTACACGTGATAGTGAACTAGCAATGTGGCAAGCAAAAACAGTAGAACAATCACTTCAGAAGTTGGGATTTCAAACACAGTTAGTACCTGTGAAATCTACAGGAGATTTAGTGTTAGATAAGCCACTATATGAAATGGGTATCACAGGGATCTTTACTAAGACTCTAGATGTTGCAATGATTAAAAAAGAGGTAGATATAGCAGTGCATTCTATGAAAGATGTACCAACGGCTCTACCAGAAGGAATCGTACAAGGTGCTGTACTTAAACGTGCTAATACTGTAGACATCTTACTACATAAAGGAGATACATCTTTTATGTCTGAAGATCTTGATGGTGTAGTGGCTACAGGAAGTTTAAGACGTAAAGCACAATGGTTAAATCGCTTCCCTAAACATACAACTGTTGACTTACGTGGAAATGTAAATACACGTATGGAGAAACTAGAGAACAGCGACTGGAATGGAGCAATCTTCGCTTCTGCTGGTCTTGACCGTATTAAAAAGAAACCAAAGAACTTTATTAACCTTGACTGGATGATACCTGCACCTGCACAAGGAGCAATGGTAGTAGTGGTGAATGCTGATGATAACTTTGCACTTGATGCAGTAGCACAGTTAAATGACTATGAGACAGAAATGACTACGCATATCGAAAGACAATTCTTAAGAACGTTAGAAGGTGGGTGTACTGCACCTATTGGAGCATTAGCTACTTATAATGATCATGATGATACCATCAACTTTAAGGGTGTATTGTTCTCTTTAGATGGTCAACAAAAGTTCGAAGTGAACAAAGTTGTGGATATTGCAGAGTGGAAGAAGCTTGGGTTCTTTGCTGCTAAAGAAATTCTTGAGAATGGTGGTAGTGTATTAATGGAAACACTACGTCAACAATTAAAAAAATAA
- a CDS encoding uroporphyrinogen-III synthase, whose translation MSFNPTILSTRKIKASVLDSVALGRVHLVEQDYILTEHLVFDLNAVHDYVLFTSQNAVKSVISQGYREVLNKKPALCVGIKTKELLEENGWEVKAWAHYAKELAPIIVQYYKDNNITFFSGNIRRDLLPDAFKANGVVFNEFTVYQTVLNPVKNEQIIEGLCFYSPSGVESYLKANSITTEVCFCIGETTAEPLKGVTQHIVIAKQPTVEATLQACVDYYK comes from the coding sequence ATGTCTTTTAATCCAACTATTTTATCTACACGTAAGATTAAAGCGAGTGTATTAGATTCTGTTGCTTTAGGGAGGGTACATTTAGTAGAACAAGATTATATCTTGACAGAACACTTAGTATTTGACTTGAATGCTGTACATGATTATGTGCTTTTTACTAGTCAGAATGCAGTGAAGAGTGTGATTAGTCAAGGTTATAGAGAAGTTCTGAATAAGAAACCTGCTTTATGTGTAGGGATAAAAACAAAAGAATTGTTGGAGGAGAACGGTTGGGAAGTTAAGGCTTGGGCACATTATGCAAAGGAATTAGCTCCTATTATTGTTCAATACTATAAAGATAATAACATAACATTCTTTAGTGGAAATATCAGAAGAGATCTATTACCAGATGCTTTTAAGGCAAACGGAGTAGTCTTTAATGAGTTTACAGTTTATCAAACTGTTCTTAATCCAGTAAAGAATGAACAGATAATAGAAGGATTATGTTTTTACAGTCCCTCAGGTGTTGAGAGTTATCTTAAGGCAAATAGCATTACTACAGAAGTATGCTTCTGTATAGGAGAAACTACAGCAGAACCATTAAAAGGAGTTACACAGCATATCGTAATTGCAAAGCAGCCTACAGTGGAAGCTACATTACAAGCTTGTGTGGATTATTACAAATAA
- a CDS encoding CopD family protein — protein sequence MLYLYLKSLHIIFIVCWFAGLFYIVRLFVYYAETKDMPEPKAQILKEQYTIMTNRLWNIITWPAAVLATAFGIWMIVIMPAWLSQPWMHVKLLFVVLLIAYHLKCHQFVMQINNRTMTKTSSFFRIWNEGATLILFSVVFLVILKSTFNWIFGVVGLVGLSILLMLGIRLYKKIRHSRN from the coding sequence ATGTTGTACCTATACCTAAAATCGCTACATATTATATTTATTGTTTGTTGGTTTGCAGGCTTATTTTACATTGTACGTTTATTTGTCTACTATGCTGAAACGAAAGATATGCCTGAACCAAAAGCGCAAATCTTAAAAGAACAATATACCATAATGACTAATCGACTGTGGAACATTATTACATGGCCAGCAGCCGTATTAGCAACAGCTTTTGGGATATGGATGATTGTAATTATGCCAGCATGGTTAAGTCAACCCTGGATGCATGTCAAACTACTTTTTGTGGTATTATTAATAGCTTATCACCTTAAATGTCATCAATTCGTGATGCAAATAAACAACAGAACGATGACCAAAACATCCTCTTTTTTTAGAATATGGAATGAAGGTGCTACCCTTATTTTATTTTCTGTAGTATTTTTAGTAATTTTAAAAAGTACTTTTAATTGGATATTTGGAGTTGTAGGACTAGTAGGTTTATCAATACTATTAATGCTAGGAATACGCTTATACAAAAAGATTCGCCATAGCAGAAACTAA
- the hemH gene encoding ferrochelatase, translated as MQGILLVNLGSPKSPTAKDVKPYLGEFLMDERVIDMPYILRYLLVKGIILNTRPKKSAEAYQKIWWEEGSPLIVISQRQHKKVQDKVDIPVALSMRYGEPSIKTGLQELKDKGVDDVLMIPLYPQFAMATTETIDVLAEEVRTKFFPQMKVTSFPAFYNKPEYVNALAHTIKRHLEGYDYDHIVFSYHGVPERHIHKSDVTKGHCTIDSTCCQTASKAHEFCYRHQCLETTRQVVEKLNIPADKYTNSFQSRLGMDKWLQPPTDATVNGLADRGIKKLAVVTPAFVADCLETLEEIGMEAHDEFLHHGGEEFRTIPCMNDDDMWIDAMVTWINEWKTK; from the coding sequence ATGCAAGGTATATTATTAGTAAACCTAGGCTCACCTAAAAGCCCTACAGCAAAAGACGTAAAACCATATTTAGGAGAATTTCTAATGGATGAAAGAGTAATCGACATGCCTTACATCCTGAGATACTTATTAGTAAAGGGTATTATTCTTAATACAAGACCAAAAAAATCAGCAGAGGCTTATCAAAAAATATGGTGGGAAGAAGGATCTCCTCTTATTGTAATATCTCAACGCCAACACAAAAAAGTACAGGATAAAGTAGACATCCCTGTAGCCCTATCAATGCGTTATGGAGAACCATCTATTAAAACAGGTCTTCAAGAGTTAAAAGACAAGGGAGTAGATGATGTGTTAATGATACCATTATACCCTCAGTTTGCTATGGCAACTACGGAGACTATCGATGTACTAGCAGAAGAAGTAAGAACAAAATTCTTCCCTCAGATGAAAGTAACGAGTTTCCCTGCATTCTATAATAAACCTGAATATGTAAATGCCTTAGCTCATACCATTAAAAGACACTTAGAAGGTTATGATTACGACCATATTGTATTCTCATACCACGGAGTACCAGAGAGACACATCCATAAATCAGATGTAACTAAAGGGCACTGTACAATCGATAGCACATGCTGTCAAACAGCCTCTAAAGCTCATGAATTCTGCTATAGACACCAATGTCTCGAAACAACTAGACAAGTGGTAGAGAAGCTAAACATTCCCGCAGATAAATATACGAACTCCTTCCAGTCGCGTTTAGGAATGGACAAATGGCTTCAACCTCCTACTGATGCTACCGTAAATGGATTAGCAGACAGGGGAATAAAGAAACTTGCTGTTGTAACACCTGCTTTCGTAGCAGACTGTTTAGAAACGCTTGAAGAAATAGGTATGGAAGCACATGATGAATTCTTACACCACGGTGGTGAAGAGTTCAGAACCATCCCTTGTATGAACGATGACGATATGTGGATAGACGCTATGGTAACTTGGATTAACGAATGGAAAACTAAATAA
- a CDS encoding helix-turn-helix transcriptional regulator: protein MSPTEEIIIDDNFSLLRFENNLKENITFQREMGTDVIQFYFGLKGSAKFLFSGGAYSLPLNEEKFLILYNPQKQLPVHLEITPNTWIISVLISIKKFHALFSTEAEFIGFLTGENRDKKYYSEEEITPSMAIVLNQLFNFYMNPTIKKLYYTGKTYELLSLLFNQNEDQNIENCPFLSDEDDVVKIKKAKDIIISKMAEPPTLQELADTVGINIKKLKMGFKQIYGDSVFSFLFDYKMEYARKLLDNGTYNVNEVGLKIGYSSSSHFIAAFKKKFGTTPKKYLMSLNTNN from the coding sequence ATGAGTCCAACAGAAGAAATCATAATTGACGATAATTTTTCATTACTTAGGTTTGAAAATAACCTTAAAGAGAATATCACTTTTCAAAGAGAGATGGGAACTGATGTAATTCAATTCTATTTCGGGTTAAAGGGTTCTGCGAAGTTTTTGTTTAGTGGAGGAGCATATTCTTTACCATTAAATGAAGAAAAGTTTCTCATCTTATACAACCCTCAAAAGCAATTACCTGTTCATCTAGAAATAACCCCCAACACTTGGATTATAAGTGTTTTAATTTCTATTAAAAAGTTTCATGCTCTATTCTCTACAGAAGCTGAATTTATTGGCTTTTTAACAGGGGAAAATCGAGATAAAAAATACTATTCAGAAGAAGAGATTACTCCTTCTATGGCTATAGTATTAAACCAGCTTTTTAACTTCTATATGAATCCTACTATAAAGAAACTTTACTACACTGGAAAGACGTATGAGTTATTGAGCCTATTATTCAATCAAAACGAAGATCAAAATATAGAGAACTGCCCGTTCTTATCTGATGAAGATGACGTTGTCAAAATCAAAAAAGCAAAAGACATCATCATAAGCAAAATGGCAGAACCACCTACGTTACAAGAATTAGCCGACACAGTAGGTATTAATATTAAAAAATTAAAAATGGGCTTTAAGCAGATTTATGGTGACTCTGTATTCAGTTTCTTATTTGACTACAAGATGGAGTACGCTCGTAAACTTCTAGATAATGGCACATATAACGTGAATGAAGTAGGCTTAAAGATCGGCTATAGCTCATCTAGCCACTTCATCGCAGCTTTTAAAAAGAAGTTTGGCACTACACCTAAAAAATATTTAATGTCCCTTAACACAAATAACTAA
- the hemE gene encoding uroporphyrinogen decarboxylase, with protein sequence MIKNDLFLRALKGETVERPPVWMMRQAGRYLPEFIALREKYDFFTRCRMPEIAAEITVQPIRIVKPDAAILFSDILVVPQAMNIDVEMRPGVGPWVPNPIRSAKDVEQVIVPNIEETLGYVMEAIKVTKEMLNDEVPLIGFAGSPWTIFCYAVEGKGSKSFDIAKSMCFSDPVASHTLLQKITDTTILYLKEKVKAGVDAVQIFDSWGGMLSPVDYQEFSWQYINQIVEALSEITPVIVFGKGCWFALPEMAKSKASALGVDWTCSPQNARLFTGGDITLQGNFDPSRLMSPIPTIKKMVHEMIDAFGKDKYIVNLGHGILPHIPVDHAKAFIEAVKEYEHK encoded by the coding sequence ATGATTAAAAATGATTTATTCTTAAGAGCGTTAAAAGGTGAAACAGTAGAGAGACCACCTGTATGGATGATGCGTCAAGCAGGTAGATATTTACCTGAATTTATCGCTTTGAGAGAGAAGTATGATTTTTTTACACGTTGTAGAATGCCTGAAATCGCAGCTGAGATTACAGTACAACCAATTCGTATTGTAAAGCCAGATGCAGCTATTTTATTCTCAGATATTTTAGTCGTACCACAAGCTATGAATATTGATGTAGAAATGAGACCAGGAGTAGGACCATGGGTACCTAATCCTATTCGTTCTGCTAAAGATGTGGAGCAAGTTATCGTACCTAATATCGAAGAGACTTTAGGCTATGTGATGGAAGCGATTAAAGTAACAAAAGAAATGTTGAATGACGAAGTGCCTTTGATTGGTTTCGCAGGATCTCCATGGACTATCTTTTGTTATGCAGTAGAGGGTAAAGGATCTAAGAGTTTTGACATTGCGAAGAGTATGTGTTTCTCTGATCCAGTAGCATCTCACACTTTATTACAAAAAATCACGGATACAACTATCTTATACCTTAAAGAGAAGGTAAAGGCAGGAGTAGATGCAGTACAGATATTTGATTCTTGGGGAGGTATGCTTTCTCCTGTTGATTACCAAGAATTCTCTTGGCAATATATCAATCAGATTGTAGAAGCTTTATCTGAAATCACTCCTGTTATCGTATTTGGTAAAGGATGTTGGTTTGCATTACCTGAGATGGCGAAGTCAAAAGCTTCTGCATTAGGAGTAGACTGGACTTGTAGCCCACAGAATGCTCGTCTATTCACAGGAGGAGATATCACATTACAAGGTAACTTTGACCCAAGTCGTTTAATGTCACCGATACCGACTATTAAAAAGATGGTACACGAGATGATCGATGCGTTTGGTAAAGATAAGTATATAGTGAACTTAGGTCACGGTATCTTACCTCATATCCCAGTTGATCATGCAAAAGCATTTATCGAAGCGGTAAAAGAATACGAACACAAGTAA